The following proteins are co-located in the Bacillus pumilus genome:
- a CDS encoding protein kinase domain-containing protein: MNSASNIPLGTVIKGKWHHHHYRIVKELGKGANGVVYLAESPNGQVALKVSDDSMLIASEVNVLKSFSKAPVKTMGPSFYDMDDVIYPGMSQKRSFYVMEYVRGPLLLEFVKQKGDEWIVVLMIQLLSNLAHLHKEGWIFGDLKPDNLIVSGPPATIRCIDVGGTTKVGRAIKEYTEFFDRGYWGFGTRKAEPSYDLFALSMVMVNCAYKKEFKKGAEPEKQLYRAIEGQPLLKRYERVLKAALQGKYQSAGDMKSAMLKEGQLLTSRKTPQKKQTQKNRSKPAVSQNQQVTSQSRVAAAKKRTSVRKKSGGLFETILIVCSVLALYCAYVVLFLL; encoded by the coding sequence ATGAATTCGGCTTCTAACATTCCGCTAGGCACGGTGATTAAAGGGAAATGGCACCACCATCATTACCGCATTGTAAAAGAGCTGGGAAAAGGGGCGAACGGTGTTGTCTATCTGGCCGAATCGCCAAACGGGCAAGTGGCCCTTAAAGTGAGTGATGACAGTATGCTTATTGCATCTGAAGTCAATGTATTAAAATCCTTTTCAAAGGCTCCTGTGAAAACCATGGGGCCTTCTTTTTATGATATGGATGATGTTATTTATCCTGGCATGTCTCAAAAGCGTTCGTTTTATGTGATGGAGTATGTCAGAGGCCCGCTGCTGCTCGAGTTCGTTAAACAAAAAGGTGATGAGTGGATCGTCGTCTTAATGATTCAGCTTTTGTCTAACTTGGCTCATTTACATAAGGAAGGCTGGATATTTGGGGACTTGAAGCCGGATAATCTCATCGTTTCGGGTCCTCCAGCCACTATTCGATGTATCGACGTTGGAGGAACGACGAAGGTAGGTAGGGCAATCAAGGAGTATACCGAGTTTTTTGATCGAGGCTACTGGGGATTCGGTACAAGAAAGGCAGAACCATCTTATGATTTATTTGCCTTAAGTATGGTCATGGTGAATTGTGCGTATAAAAAGGAATTCAAAAAAGGGGCAGAACCAGAAAAGCAGCTTTATCGAGCGATTGAAGGGCAACCTTTATTAAAGCGATATGAGAGGGTGTTGAAGGCAGCCCTTCAAGGTAAGTACCAATCAGCGGGAGATATGAAAAGTGCTATGCTGAAAGAAGGACAGCTGCTTACTTCAAGAAAAACACCTCAAAAGAAGCAAACACAAAAAAACAGGTCAAAGCCTGCTGTTAGTCAAAATCAACAGGTGACTTCACAATCGCGAGTTGCTGCGGCAAAAAAAAGAACGTCAGTACGTAAAAAGTCAGGCGGTCTTTTTGAAACCATTCTCATCGTGTGCAGTGTACTCGCCCTTTACTGTGCATATGTGGTTTTATTCCTGTTGTAG
- the yabQ gene encoding spore cortex biosynthesis protein YabQ translates to MTLTVQFYTMLSMAAMGIWLGASLDTYKLFVNREKTAKWLLIIHDLLFWMVQGLLFFYVLLLTNEGEFRLYIFLAVALGFSMYQALMKQLYINILKFIMMCIYQSVLVLKRLVLSIVFQPIRWIVTLIISAILFLFHSLLRLVRFTFRLVWKVLSIVCYPLIWLLNVTIIHRIPEKWRTSVRLFFSKGAGILQGTKKLSRTIKTKWKQFWTK, encoded by the coding sequence ATGACGCTGACAGTCCAGTTTTATACGATGCTTTCGATGGCGGCGATGGGCATCTGGCTGGGCGCATCGCTTGATACGTACAAGCTGTTTGTGAACCGGGAGAAAACAGCAAAATGGCTTCTGATCATACACGATCTTCTTTTTTGGATGGTGCAAGGTCTTTTATTCTTTTATGTGCTGCTGTTAACAAATGAGGGGGAATTCAGGCTCTATATTTTTCTGGCCGTTGCACTAGGTTTCTCGATGTATCAGGCATTGATGAAGCAGCTGTATATCAACATTCTCAAGTTTATCATGATGTGTATTTATCAGTCCGTTCTAGTTCTTAAAAGGCTGGTCTTGTCGATCGTCTTCCAGCCGATTCGTTGGATTGTCACATTGATCATAAGTGCTATACTGTTCTTATTCCACTCGCTCTTACGTCTTGTTCGTTTTACGTTTCGGCTCGTGTGGAAGGTGCTATCAATTGTTTGTTATCCGCTCATCTGGTTACTCAATGTGACCATTATTCATCGGATTCCCGAAAAATGGCGAACATCCGTTAGATTGTTTTTCTCAAAAGGAGCAGGAATTTTACAAGGGACCAAGAAATTATCTCGTACCATCAAAACGAAATGGAAACAATTCTGGACAAAGTAA
- a CDS encoding vWA domain-containing protein codes for MRKGHVNQILLITDGCSNHGEDPLAIASLAKEQGITVNVIGIMEENRHDHEAMKEVEGIALAGGGIHQVVYVQQLSQTVQMVTKKAMTQTLQGVVNKELQQILGKDTEIEELPPDKRGEVMEVVDELGETVHLQVLVLVDTSASMKPKLPTVKEALIDLSISLNSRIGENQFGMCVFPGKNSDAEIVLNWTPRFDSLSSIFPKLTTGGITPTGPALREALQHFKSVRSRKGLLEAKEEHDDEFGF; via the coding sequence ATGCGAAAAGGTCACGTAAACCAAATCTTATTGATTACAGATGGCTGCTCAAATCACGGGGAAGATCCACTTGCGATTGCCTCATTGGCAAAGGAACAGGGGATTACAGTCAATGTCATTGGCATTATGGAAGAAAACAGACACGATCATGAAGCGATGAAAGAAGTAGAGGGGATTGCTCTCGCAGGCGGAGGCATCCATCAGGTTGTCTACGTACAGCAATTGTCTCAAACGGTACAAATGGTCACAAAAAAGGCAATGACACAAACATTGCAAGGTGTCGTCAATAAAGAATTGCAGCAAATACTCGGCAAAGATACAGAAATTGAAGAGCTTCCGCCTGATAAGCGTGGAGAAGTGATGGAGGTTGTCGATGAGCTAGGGGAGACTGTTCATCTTCAAGTGCTAGTGCTTGTTGATACAAGTGCAAGCATGAAACCGAAGCTGCCGACTGTCAAAGAAGCACTCATCGATCTCTCCATTAGTTTAAATTCAAGAATTGGCGAAAATCAGTTTGGGATGTGTGTATTTCCCGGGAAAAACTCAGATGCAGAAATTGTGTTGAATTGGACGCCTCGATTCGATTCGTTATCATCTATTTTCCCAAAGCTGACGACTGGAGGAATTACTCCGACTGGACCAGCACTCCGAGAAGCACTCCAGCATTTCAAATCAGTTCGTTCACGTAAAGGGCTGCTTGAAGCAAAGGAAGAGCATGATGATGAATTCGGCTTCTAA
- the mazG gene encoding nucleoside triphosphate pyrophosphohydrolase produces the protein MTGKITVVGLGAGDMDQLTLGVYKQLKQATEVFMRTQDHPLTAELMQEIPSLTFFDEIYEKHDQFDSVYQEITEILFAEAAEKDIVYAVPGHPFVAEKTVQLLVAQQKERGIEVYVAGGQSFLDATFNSLQIDPIEGLQFVDAGDMRADDLKLTQHVLICQVYDQMTASNVKLTLMEKLPDDYEVYIVTAAGSSQEQMTAVPLFELDRDVSINNLTSVYVPPIQDEKLLYQQFDTFRDIIRTLRGPGGCPWDQKQTNESLKPYLIEECYELLEAIDEDDPDHMVEELGDVLLQVLLHAQIGEDDGYFSIDDVIQHVTEKMIRRHPHVFGDTSVSEASDVVANWEKIKQQEKPERPASILQSIPTTLPALTKAYKLQKKAAKVGFDWTEVEDIWNKYEEEKQEFLVEVAEKTGEGATKHMKDEFGDLLFVLVNIGRFYHLEPETALSSANTKFMRRFQHIEQKAKDMGRSLEDLTLEEMDDLWNDAKRIERGEHI, from the coding sequence ATGACAGGTAAGATTACAGTCGTCGGTCTTGGGGCAGGCGACATGGATCAGCTGACGCTTGGTGTATATAAGCAACTGAAGCAGGCGACAGAAGTATTTATGAGAACGCAGGATCATCCGCTTACCGCAGAATTGATGCAGGAGATCCCGTCTCTGACCTTTTTTGATGAGATTTATGAAAAGCACGATCAGTTTGATTCGGTGTATCAGGAAATTACAGAAATTCTATTCGCAGAGGCTGCAGAGAAAGATATTGTGTATGCAGTGCCAGGACATCCATTTGTAGCAGAAAAGACCGTGCAGCTGCTTGTCGCCCAGCAGAAAGAGCGCGGGATTGAGGTGTACGTTGCTGGTGGACAAAGCTTTCTTGATGCGACCTTTAATTCCTTGCAGATTGACCCGATTGAAGGGCTGCAATTCGTTGATGCAGGGGATATGAGAGCGGATGATTTGAAATTAACCCAGCATGTTTTGATTTGTCAGGTGTATGATCAGATGACAGCTTCGAATGTGAAGCTTACGCTGATGGAGAAGCTGCCTGACGACTATGAAGTCTATATTGTGACCGCGGCTGGGAGCAGTCAGGAACAGATGACAGCTGTTCCTTTATTTGAACTTGATCGAGATGTGTCGATAAATAACTTAACGAGTGTTTATGTACCTCCAATTCAAGATGAAAAGCTGCTCTATCAACAATTTGACACTTTCCGTGATATCATTCGTACGTTAAGAGGTCCAGGCGGCTGCCCGTGGGATCAAAAACAAACCAATGAGTCACTCAAACCGTACTTAATTGAAGAGTGCTATGAACTGCTTGAAGCTATAGATGAAGACGACCCAGATCATATGGTGGAAGAGCTCGGAGATGTGCTGCTGCAAGTTTTACTTCACGCTCAAATTGGTGAAGATGATGGCTATTTCTCAATCGATGACGTCATCCAGCATGTTACAGAAAAAATGATTCGTCGACATCCACATGTGTTTGGTGATACGAGTGTCTCTGAGGCATCAGACGTGGTGGCCAACTGGGAAAAAATCAAGCAGCAGGAGAAGCCGGAGCGGCCAGCATCTATATTGCAGTCCATCCCAACGACACTTCCAGCTTTAACAAAGGCATATAAGCTCCAAAAGAAAGCCGCTAAGGTGGGCTTCGATTGGACAGAAGTAGAAGATATTTGGAACAAATACGAAGAAGAAAAGCAGGAATTCCTCGTTGAAGTGGCAGAGAAAACGGGCGAAGGTGCAACGAAGCATATGAAAGATGAATTTGGGGATCTTTTGTTTGTTCTTGTTAATATTGGCAGGTTCTATCATCTGGAGCCTGAAACGGCCCTCTCTTCCGCAAACACAAAATTCATGCGTCGCTTTCAGCACATCGAACAAAAAGCAAAGGACATGGGACGTTCACTAGAGGATCTGACGCTAGAGGAAATGGACGATCTGTGGAACGATGCCAAACGCATAGAAAGAGGTGAACACATATGA
- the yabP gene encoding sporulation protein YabP has protein sequence MNQYYNQPQGTKLSSEAEHNVTMRNRKHLDITGVKQVESFDNEEFLLETVMGILAIRGENLQMKNLDVEKGVVSIKGRVFDLIYVDEQHGEKAKGFFSKLFK, from the coding sequence ATGAATCAATATTATAATCAACCTCAAGGCACGAAGCTGTCATCAGAAGCGGAGCACAATGTCACAATGCGAAACAGAAAGCATTTAGATATTACCGGCGTCAAACAGGTGGAAAGCTTTGATAATGAAGAATTTCTGCTTGAGACGGTCATGGGAATTCTGGCCATCCGCGGAGAAAATCTGCAAATGAAAAACTTAGACGTAGAAAAAGGCGTTGTGTCCATCAAAGGGCGTGTTTTTGACTTAATCTATGTAGATGAGCAGCACGGGGAGAAAGCTAAAGGATTTTTTAGCAAGCTGTTTAAATGA
- a CDS encoding RNA-binding S4 domain-containing protein, whose translation MRLDKFLKVSRLIKRRTLAKEVADQGRISINGTQAKASSDVKEGDELQIRFGQKLVTVQVNELKDTTKKEEAAGMYTVLKEEKTAE comes from the coding sequence ATGAGACTAGATAAATTTTTAAAAGTTTCTCGATTAATTAAAAGAAGAACATTGGCAAAAGAAGTAGCCGATCAAGGCAGAATTTCCATTAATGGAACGCAGGCGAAAGCAAGCTCTGACGTAAAAGAAGGAGACGAGCTTCAAATCCGCTTTGGTCAAAAACTTGTGACCGTTCAAGTCAACGAGTTAAAGGACACGACGAAAAAAGAAGAAGCGGCTGGCATGTATACCGTGCTAAAAGAAGAAAAAACAGCAGAATAG
- the spoIIE gene encoding stage II sporulation protein E — translation MEKLERRTDLTGAGFERISAGLKKMKNLFLHHTHSLFFYKGFIYVVLGFLLGRAFILSEIMPFALPFFGSMLLIKRDKAMLACLALLAGAMTISPQNALFVFASLIVFLLMSKVVSFIIKDPVKTLPVVIVLSMLITRGAFVYLEQGAVQSYDYVMAGVEAGLAFILTLIFLQSLPIFTVRKIKHSLKVEEIICFMILIASVLTGLAGISFQGMQAEHILSRYVVLTFAFIGGASIGCTVGVVTGLILGLANIGNLYQMSLLAFSGLLGGLLKEGKKAGAAIGLIVGSLLISLYGEGSAGLVTTLYESLIAVALFLLTPQSVTSKVAKYIPGTVEHVQEQQQYARKVRDVTAKKVDQFSNVFHALSESFATFYDSIPEEKKQEEDVDLFLSTITERSCQTCYKKNKCWVQNFDTTYELMKQVMHESDEKTYEHNRKLKKKFSQHCSKSKHVEELIEEEIAYYKANQTLKKKVQDSRRLVAEQLMGVSQVMEDFSREIKREREQHFIQEEQMIEALQHFGIEIQQVEIYSLEQGNVDIEMRIPYCQGHGECEKIIAPMLSDILEEQILVKAEQCAEHPTGYCHVVFGSAKSYRVTTGVAHAAKGGGLVSGDSYSMMELGAGKYAAAISDGMGNGARAHFESNETIKLLEKILASGINEKVAIKTINSILSLRTTDEIYSTLDLSIIDLQDASCKFLKIGSTPSFIKRGDQVMKVQASNLPIGIIDEFEVEVVSEQMKAGDLLIMMSDGIFEGPKHIENHDLWVKRKMKSFETEDPQEIADLLMEEVIRTRAGQIDDDMTVVVIRLDHNTPKWASIPTGTFYLEKQEIS, via the coding sequence ATGGAAAAACTAGAAAGAAGAACTGATTTAACAGGAGCGGGCTTTGAAAGAATCAGTGCAGGTTTGAAAAAGATGAAAAATCTGTTTCTTCATCATACGCATTCTCTTTTTTTCTATAAAGGGTTTATTTATGTTGTTCTCGGCTTTTTATTAGGACGAGCCTTTATTTTATCTGAGATTATGCCGTTTGCTTTGCCTTTCTTTGGTTCCATGCTGCTCATTAAAAGAGATAAGGCGATGCTCGCTTGTCTTGCTTTACTCGCTGGGGCGATGACCATATCACCTCAAAATGCATTATTTGTATTTGCGTCATTGATCGTGTTTCTCCTCATGTCAAAAGTTGTTTCTTTCATCATCAAAGATCCAGTGAAAACATTGCCGGTTGTGATTGTTCTTTCGATGCTGATCACCCGAGGGGCTTTTGTTTACCTAGAGCAAGGCGCTGTGCAAAGCTACGATTACGTCATGGCAGGCGTTGAAGCAGGACTTGCCTTCATATTGACATTGATTTTTCTTCAAAGTCTACCCATTTTTACAGTCAGGAAAATCAAACACTCCTTAAAGGTCGAAGAAATCATATGTTTTATGATTTTAATTGCTTCGGTTTTAACAGGCTTAGCGGGCATTTCCTTTCAAGGAATGCAGGCGGAGCATATTTTGTCGCGTTATGTAGTGCTTACCTTTGCCTTTATTGGCGGAGCTAGTATTGGGTGTACGGTTGGTGTCGTGACAGGTTTAATTCTCGGTCTCGCCAACATTGGAAACCTGTATCAGATGAGTCTTCTTGCCTTTTCAGGCTTATTAGGCGGGTTGCTCAAAGAGGGAAAGAAAGCAGGAGCAGCCATCGGTTTAATTGTGGGTTCCTTGCTCATTTCACTGTACGGGGAAGGATCAGCAGGTCTCGTGACCACGCTATATGAATCACTCATTGCTGTTGCACTGTTTCTGCTCACGCCACAATCAGTGACCTCTAAGGTGGCGAAATATATCCCTGGTACGGTAGAGCATGTACAGGAACAGCAGCAATATGCCCGGAAAGTACGAGATGTGACAGCAAAAAAAGTAGATCAATTCTCGAATGTATTTCATGCGCTGTCTGAGAGTTTTGCAACATTTTATGATTCCATTCCTGAAGAGAAGAAGCAGGAAGAGGATGTAGATCTTTTTTTAAGTACGATCACAGAACGATCCTGTCAAACGTGCTATAAGAAAAATAAATGCTGGGTGCAGAACTTTGATACAACCTATGAACTGATGAAACAAGTTATGCATGAATCTGATGAAAAAACGTATGAGCATAACCGGAAATTGAAAAAGAAATTTAGCCAGCACTGCTCAAAATCAAAACATGTCGAGGAATTGATCGAAGAGGAGATCGCTTACTACAAAGCAAATCAGACACTTAAGAAAAAGGTCCAAGACAGCAGGCGCCTTGTGGCAGAACAGCTGATGGGTGTCTCACAAGTGATGGAGGATTTTTCCCGGGAAATAAAAAGGGAAAGAGAACAGCATTTTATTCAGGAAGAGCAGATGATAGAAGCGCTTCAGCACTTTGGAATTGAAATTCAGCAAGTAGAAATCTATAGCTTGGAGCAGGGGAATGTCGATATAGAAATGCGAATTCCATATTGCCAAGGTCATGGGGAATGTGAAAAAATCATCGCTCCAATGCTCTCAGATATTTTAGAAGAACAGATTTTAGTAAAAGCAGAGCAGTGCGCAGAGCATCCAACAGGCTATTGTCATGTTGTGTTTGGTTCTGCAAAATCGTATCGAGTCACTACAGGTGTAGCGCATGCAGCGAAGGGCGGAGGCTTAGTATCTGGAGACAGCTACAGCATGATGGAGCTGGGAGCGGGTAAATATGCCGCAGCAATTAGTGATGGGATGGGAAATGGAGCAAGGGCTCATTTTGAAAGCAATGAAACGATTAAGCTGTTAGAAAAAATATTGGCGTCTGGTATCAATGAAAAAGTGGCGATCAAGACCATTAATAGTATTTTATCTTTACGGACGACTGATGAAATCTACTCAACATTAGATTTATCAATCATTGATTTACAGGATGCGAGCTGTAAGTTCCTAAAGATTGGTTCAACCCCTAGCTTTATTAAACGGGGTGATCAGGTGATGAAGGTACAAGCTAGTAACTTGCCGATTGGGATTATTGATGAGTTCGAAGTGGAAGTTGTGAGCGAACAGATGAAGGCAGGAGATCTGCTCATTATGATGAGCGATGGCATTTTTGAAGGACCAAAGCATATTGAAAATCATGATCTATGGGTGAAGCGGAAAATGAAAAGCTTTGAAACAGAAGATCCGCAAGAGATTGCTGATTTATTAATGGAAGAGGTCATTCGAACAAGAGCGGGTCAAATTGACGACGATATGACGGTTGTTGTCATTAGGCTCGATCACAACACGCCAAAATGGGCATCCATTCCGACTGGTACATTCTATCTTGAGAAACAAGAGATTTCTTAA
- a CDS encoding S1 domain-containing RNA-binding protein: MSIEVGSKLQGKVTGITNFGAFVELPGGSTGLVHISEVADNYVKDINEHLKVGEQVEVKVINVEKDGKIGLSIKKAKDRPQQQSRPSRNDFRPKESFEQKMNKFLKDSEDRLTSLKRNTESKRGGRGARRG; the protein is encoded by the coding sequence ATGTCGATTGAAGTTGGCAGCAAGTTACAAGGGAAAGTTACGGGCATTACAAATTTTGGAGCTTTTGTGGAGTTGCCAGGAGGTTCAACTGGTCTCGTTCATATCAGTGAGGTAGCCGATAACTATGTAAAAGATATTAATGAGCATTTAAAAGTCGGTGAACAAGTTGAAGTGAAAGTGATTAACGTTGAAAAAGACGGTAAAATCGGCTTGTCCATTAAAAAAGCAAAAGATCGTCCTCAACAACAATCAAGACCGAGCAGAAATGATTTCCGTCCGAAGGAATCGTTTGAGCAAAAAATGAACAAATTCTTAAAAGATAGCGAAGACCGCTTAACATCTTTAAAACGTAACACGGAATCAAAACGTGGGGGGCGCGGAGCAAGAAGAGGTTAA
- a CDS encoding putative polysaccharide biosynthesis protein: MKNAVNQPHWLFQGAVILTIAGLLSKVLSAVYRVPFQNIVGDTGFYIYQQVYPFLGIAIMLGTTGFPVMVSKLLSEHGEENRRIITRVSLMYITLLSLVLFLCLYIGAGRIANLMADSHLILLIQMSAFVFLFLPLTVMLRGVFQSDGMMLPTAISQLVEQLVRVGVLLVLSFYFVRHGYSLYETGAGAVFSSIAGSAASLVLLLFLWLTYRRQSPLSSALHQATLRKKDVLKSLVLYTLTICVSGLLILWMQMIDAFHLYALLRSEGLSEAAAKAAKGVYDRGQPFLQLGTVFAISIGTSLVPFLSSAMRKGHHEAIRQKVRTSFKTTSVLGIGSAVGLICILSSVNTMLFRNDLGTDALQIFCISIAFTSIAITQTALLQGLGHPVYPAIVVILSVLVKWMLTLALVPLFGIHGAAWSTVSGFLAAAVLNAVYLKRKGWISMRELFPVKILLSAALMAIVLIGYQALFSWVIPFEKRPFSVLESLTSVFIGGFAFLYSILKLEVFTDEEWRLIPLGEKILYFKQMRGNRNDR; the protein is encoded by the coding sequence ATGAAAAATGCTGTGAATCAGCCGCATTGGCTTTTCCAAGGTGCGGTGATTTTGACCATCGCAGGCTTGCTATCAAAGGTACTAAGTGCCGTTTATCGTGTCCCTTTTCAAAACATCGTAGGAGACACAGGTTTTTATATTTATCAGCAGGTTTATCCTTTTCTGGGCATTGCCATCATGCTTGGGACAACAGGGTTTCCTGTCATGGTGTCCAAGCTCCTGAGTGAGCATGGGGAAGAGAATCGACGAATCATTACAAGGGTATCGTTGATGTATATCACTTTACTGAGCTTGGTCTTATTTCTTTGTCTATACATAGGAGCAGGCAGGATAGCGAACCTCATGGCGGACAGCCATTTAATCTTGCTCATCCAGATGAGTGCATTTGTTTTTCTATTTCTGCCGCTCACCGTAATGCTGAGGGGTGTTTTTCAGAGTGACGGCATGATGCTCCCAACCGCTATTTCTCAGTTGGTTGAGCAGCTCGTCAGGGTAGGCGTCCTGCTTGTTTTATCCTTTTATTTCGTGAGGCACGGCTATTCGCTTTATGAAACAGGAGCGGGTGCAGTGTTCTCCTCTATAGCGGGAAGTGCGGCCTCACTCGTCCTGCTTCTTTTTCTTTGGCTGACCTATCGGAGGCAGTCGCCATTAAGCAGTGCGTTACACCAGGCGACTCTGCGGAAAAAAGATGTTTTGAAGAGTTTAGTCCTGTATACATTGACGATTTGTGTAAGCGGGTTGCTTATTTTATGGATGCAAATGATTGATGCCTTTCACCTGTATGCTTTGCTTCGCAGCGAGGGCTTGAGTGAAGCGGCAGCAAAGGCGGCAAAAGGCGTGTATGACCGAGGGCAGCCTTTCTTGCAGCTAGGGACGGTGTTTGCGATTAGTATCGGAACCTCTCTTGTTCCATTTTTATCGTCAGCCATGAGGAAAGGGCATCACGAAGCGATTCGGCAAAAAGTCCGTACATCGTTTAAGACAACGTCTGTGCTAGGGATTGGTTCAGCGGTCGGGCTGATTTGTATTCTATCGTCAGTGAATACAATGCTTTTTCGTAATGACCTAGGCACAGATGCGCTGCAAATATTCTGTATATCGATCGCATTTACGTCGATTGCCATTACGCAAACCGCTTTACTTCAGGGGCTTGGGCATCCCGTGTATCCGGCTATTGTGGTGATCCTCAGTGTGCTCGTGAAATGGATGCTGACGCTTGCGCTTGTGCCGTTATTTGGCATCCACGGTGCCGCATGGTCAACCGTATCTGGTTTTCTCGCCGCAGCCGTGCTCAATGCGGTTTACTTAAAGCGTAAAGGATGGATTTCAATGAGAGAGCTTTTCCCAGTAAAAATTCTTTTATCAGCGGCTCTCATGGCCATCGTCTTAATAGGGTATCAGGCTTTGTTTTCTTGGGTCATTCCCTTTGAAAAACGCCCGTTTTCCGTTTTAGAGAGCCTGACGTCAGTTTTTATTGGTGGTTTCGCCTTTTTATATAGTATTCTTAAGCTAGAAGTATTTACGGACGAGGAATGGAGACTCATTCCATTAGGAGAAAAGATTTTATATTTTAAACAGATGAGAGGGAATAGAAATGACAGGTAA
- a CDS encoding FtsB family cell division protein has translation MNKRKRNIAQIQNDYQKQMEQQAQRLKRKRRGLLRRLTVFGVIALMFAVLVTSALWSQSSALKEKEEKKVALEKELKQLQTKQEDISDEIKKLKSKEYVLELARRDYYMSKKGEKIFDVGNKSD, from the coding sequence TTGAACAAGAGAAAAAGAAATATCGCACAAATTCAAAATGATTACCAAAAACAAATGGAACAGCAAGCTCAGCGCTTAAAACGCAAACGCCGTGGACTCCTTAGAAGGCTTACCGTGTTTGGTGTGATCGCGCTCATGTTTGCTGTTTTGGTGACAAGTGCCCTCTGGTCGCAATCGTCCGCATTAAAAGAAAAAGAAGAGAAAAAGGTTGCGCTCGAAAAAGAATTGAAGCAATTACAAACAAAGCAGGAAGATATTTCTGATGAGATCAAGAAGCTCAAAAGCAAGGAATACGTACTCGAACTGGCACGACGGGACTATTATATGTCCAAAAAAGGCGAAAAAATCTTTGATGTGGGCAATAAGAGCGATTAG